A section of the Alligator mississippiensis isolate rAllMis1 chromosome 8, rAllMis1, whole genome shotgun sequence genome encodes:
- the LOC102571432 gene encoding melanin-concentrating hormone receptor 1: MAPDNSSLLPPFPSNFSAAGAAAAAPNGSVAERPAPYTNVIMPSLFSIICFLGVVGNLIVIYTIVKKKKLRCKQTVPDIFIFNLSIVDLLFLLGMPFLIHQLLGNGSWYFGAPLCTIITALDTNSQITSTNILTVMTLDRYLATVYPLKSTYVRTPCVAALVICLVWLLSFLTIIPVWMYTGLMPLDDGTVRCALLLPNPETDIYWFTLYQFMLAFAIPLIVICVVYFKILQHMATTVVPLPQRSLQVRTKKVTRMAVAICSAFFICWAPFYILQLVHLGIDTPSVAFFYAYNFAISLGYANSCLNPFLYIALSETFKHQFMVAIRPAKEQVRNSSSINNNSTTEASVCLKLAPESTQQTQFLEDFSPHSLPVTVAVH, from the exons ATGGCCCCCGACaactcctccctcctgccccccttccccagcaactTCTCCGCCgccggcgccgccgccgccgctcccaATGGCTCGG TGGCAGAGAGGCCAGCCCCTTATACCAACGTGATCATGCCCAGCCTGTTCAGCATCATCTGCTTCCTGGGTGTTGTTGGGAACCTCATTGTCATCTACACCATTGTCAAGAAGAAGAAGCTGAGGTGCAAACAGACCGTGCCTGACATCTTTATCTTCAACCTCTCCATCGTGGACCTGCTCTTCCTGCTGGGCATGCCCTTCCTCATCCACCAGCTCCTCGGCAATGGCTCTTGGTACTTTGGAGCTCCTCTGTGCACCATCATCACTGCTTTGGACACTAACAGTCAAATCACCAGCACCAACATCCTGACAGTAATGACCCTTGACCGTTACCTGGCAACTGTCTACCCTCTGAAATCCACCTATGTCCGAACACCCTGTGTAGCAGCCTTAGTCATCTGTTTGGTGTGGCTCCTATCCTTCCTTACAATCATTCCCGTGTGGATGTACACTGGCCTGATGCCTCTGGATGATGGGACTGTCCGCTGTGCTCTCCTCCTTCCCAACCCCGAGACTGATATCTACTGGTTCACCCTCTACCAGTTCATGCTGGCCTTTGCCATCCCATTGATTGTCATCTGTGTGGTTTATTTTAAGATCCTCCAGCACATGGCTACCACCgtggtccccctgccccagaggagcCTCCAGGTACGTACCAAGAAAGTCACCCGCATGGCTGTTGCCATCTGCTCTGCCTTTTTCATTTGCTGGGCCCCCTTCTACATCCTGCAGCTAGTGCACCTGGGCATCGACACGCCTTCCGTTGCCTTCTTCTACGCCTACAACTTTGCCATAAGTTTGGGCTATGCCAACAGCTGCCTCAACCCTTTCCTCTACATAGCCCTGAGTGAGACCTTCAAGCACCAGTTCATGGTGGCCATTCGTCCTGCCAAGGAGCAGGTCCGCAACAGCAGTTCCATCAACAACAACAGCACGACAGAGGCCAGCGTGTGCTTGAAACTTGCACCAGAATCCACCCAGCAGACTCAGTTTCTGGAggacttttccccacactcactgCCTGTGACAGTCGCTGTTCACTAG